In Alphaproteobacteria bacterium, the following proteins share a genomic window:
- a CDS encoding tetratricopeptide repeat protein, translating to MFKSLSFPRHKLAAALTAALLSGALLMGTAPGPAVAAGDGGLNTNTSSLAGDPTYVQAVALIKAEQYGQAIPLLQQVVQTNPTEADPFNWLGFAMRQTGQNDDAFTYYYRALELDPKHTGAMAYLGELYLKVGDLAKAQELEQRLVGACPFGCSQLNELRASIASYMESQGSS from the coding sequence ATGTTCAAGTCCCTGTCTTTCCCGCGCCACAAACTCGCCGCCGCGCTGACCGCCGCCCTGTTGAGTGGCGCCCTGCTGATGGGCACGGCACCGGGTCCGGCCGTCGCCGCCGGTGATGGCGGGCTGAATACCAACACCTCGTCCCTTGCCGGCGATCCCACCTATGTTCAGGCGGTGGCGCTGATCAAGGCCGAGCAGTATGGCCAGGCGATCCCGCTGCTGCAGCAGGTGGTTCAGACGAATCCGACCGAGGCGGACCCGTTTAACTGGCTGGGTTTCGCCATGCGCCAGACCGGGCAGAATGACGACGCCTTCACATACTACTATCGGGCGCTGGAGCTGGACCCCAAGCATACCGGGGCCATGGCCTATCTGGGTGAGCTTTACCTCAAGGTCGGCGATCTTGCCAAAGCGCAGGAGCTGGAACAGCGTCTGGTGGGCGCCTGCCCGTTCGGCTGTTCGCAACTGAACGAGCTGCGCGCCTCCATCGCCAGCTATATGGAGAGCCAGGGCAGCTCTTGA
- a CDS encoding molybdopterin-binding/glycosyltransferase family 2 protein — protein MIFDSLPVAECAGAILAHSTRLAGHASGQFRKGRLLSADDIAILAAAGHTHLMVARLQDGDVAEDAAAARAAAALAGPTITVTAPFTGRVNLVAPTAGLITVDRALVDRLNAIDESLTVATLQPFAAVSPGQLLATVKIIPFAAPRAALDRWERIAASAPHRAIGHAPFRPLVAGLIQTRLPGLKDSILDKTARTLGQRMSDLGGVLLPDRRCNHDPTAIAAELGALRQAGATLLMVSGASAITDRRDVVPDGITRAGGRILHFGMPVDPGNLLLLARLDGLPVLGLPGCARSPALNGIDWALQRLAAGLELSGSDLMTMGVGGLLKETGERPQPRSGRGAPGGAAGQARSAAAAAEVPQVAAIVLAAGRSSRMGDTNKLLAASGGRPLVSHAVQAATEAGCDPVIVVTGHQAEAVEAAVAHSPARIVTNPDYASGLASSLRAGLAALPDSADGVVVLLGDMPRVRAGHVARLLAAFDPAEDRSICVPTRNGEWGNPVLFARAYFSQIMALDGDRGARAVLRRYPDHVVEVAMDDDAVRLDVDTPDDLARLNR, from the coding sequence ATGATCTTCGACTCGCTGCCGGTGGCCGAGTGCGCCGGCGCCATCCTCGCTCATTCCACGCGGTTGGCCGGCCACGCCAGCGGCCAGTTCCGCAAGGGCCGGCTGCTGTCGGCCGACGACATCGCCATTCTCGCCGCCGCCGGCCACACCCATCTGATGGTTGCCCGCCTGCAAGACGGCGATGTGGCGGAAGACGCCGCCGCCGCTCGCGCCGCCGCGGCCCTGGCCGGCCCCACTATCACTGTCACCGCCCCCTTCACTGGCCGGGTCAATCTGGTGGCGCCGACGGCCGGTCTGATCACCGTTGATCGGGCTCTGGTGGACCGCTTGAACGCCATTGATGAATCGCTCACCGTCGCCACCCTGCAACCCTTCGCTGCGGTCAGCCCCGGCCAGTTGCTGGCCACCGTCAAGATCATTCCCTTCGCCGCGCCGCGCGCCGCGCTCGACCGGTGGGAGCGCATCGCCGCCAGCGCCCCTCACCGGGCCATCGGCCATGCGCCGTTCCGACCGCTGGTCGCCGGGCTGATCCAGACCCGACTGCCTGGCCTCAAGGACTCGATCCTCGACAAGACCGCTCGGACGCTCGGCCAGCGCATGTCCGATCTCGGCGGCGTTTTGCTGCCGGACCGCCGTTGCAATCATGATCCGACGGCCATCGCCGCCGAACTGGGGGCCCTGCGCCAGGCCGGCGCCACCTTGCTGATGGTCTCCGGTGCGTCGGCCATCACCGACCGCCGCGACGTGGTACCCGACGGCATCACCCGCGCCGGTGGCCGGATTCTCCATTTCGGTATGCCGGTGGACCCGGGAAATCTGTTGCTGCTGGCGCGCCTCGACGGCCTCCCTGTCCTTGGCCTGCCAGGTTGTGCCCGCTCGCCGGCGCTCAACGGAATTGACTGGGCGCTGCAACGGCTGGCCGCCGGCCTCGAACTGAGCGGCAGCGACCTCATGACCATGGGTGTCGGCGGCTTGCTCAAGGAAACCGGCGAGCGACCGCAGCCGCGCAGCGGACGGGGTGCGCCCGGCGGCGCGGCCGGCCAGGCCCGGTCAGCAGCCGCGGCGGCGGAGGTGCCACAGGTGGCGGCCATCGTCCTCGCCGCCGGCCGCTCCAGCCGCATGGGCGACACCAACAAGCTGCTGGCGGCCAGCGGCGGCCGGCCTCTGGTGAGCCACGCGGTGCAAGCGGCCACAGAGGCCGGCTGTGACCCGGTCATAGTCGTCACCGGCCATCAGGCCGAGGCGGTGGAAGCGGCCGTGGCGCACAGCCCGGCGCGTATCGTCACCAACCCGGACTATGCCAGCGGCCTCGCCTCATCTCTCCGCGCCGGGCTGGCGGCGCTACCGGACTCGGCTGACGGCGTGGTGGTTCTGCTGGGTGATATGCCACGGGTCAGGGCCGGTCATGTGGCCCGCCTGCTGGCCGCTTTTGATCCGGCGGAGGACCGTTCCATCTGCGTCCCCACCCGCAACGGCGAATGGGGCAATCCGGTGCTTTTCGCCCGCGCCTATTTCAGCCAGATCATGGCGCTGGACGGCGACCGCGGGGCGCGCGCCGTGCTGCGCCGGTATCCTGACCATGTGGTCGAGGTGGCCATGGACGACGATGCGGTGCGTCTCGATGTTGACACACCCGATGACCTGGCCCGTCTGAACCGCTGA
- a CDS encoding XdhC family protein: MKAALFDAIVAAGRRKRPVATVTDLNDGAQALVTADSVTGSLSLDAAQIAESRAMLAGEASGLLREAASPGGDGPRLFVHVYALPRRLVIVGAVHIAQALAPMARLAGYAVQIIDPRGAFATHARFPDCDLQVAWPDDVLRNSPPDSGTAIAVLTHDPKIDDPALRVACPGPAFYIGALGSRRTHAKRRERLAAEGLTAAQLDRIHAPIGLAIAARSPAEIAVSILAEITAVRRGGVPVAGPQAASATPAAAS, encoded by the coding sequence ATGAAGGCGGCCCTGTTCGACGCCATCGTCGCGGCCGGCCGCCGCAAGCGGCCGGTTGCCACCGTCACCGATCTCAACGACGGGGCGCAGGCTCTGGTCACCGCCGACTCTGTCACCGGCTCCCTGTCTTTGGACGCGGCGCAAATCGCCGAGTCCCGGGCCATGCTGGCCGGAGAGGCCTCCGGCCTGCTGCGCGAGGCCGCCAGCCCAGGTGGTGACGGTCCTCGCCTGTTCGTCCATGTCTATGCCCTGCCGCGACGCCTGGTCATCGTCGGCGCCGTTCATATCGCCCAGGCCCTGGCGCCCATGGCGCGTCTCGCCGGCTATGCGGTCCAGATCATCGACCCGCGGGGCGCCTTCGCGACGCACGCGCGCTTTCCCGACTGTGATCTGCAGGTGGCCTGGCCCGATGATGTGCTGCGCAACTCGCCACCGGACAGCGGCACCGCCATCGCCGTCCTGACCCATGATCCGAAGATTGACGATCCCGCCCTGCGTGTCGCCTGCCCCGGACCGGCTTTCTATATCGGCGCCCTGGGCAGCCGCCGGACCCACGCCAAACGGCGCGAGCGGCTGGCCGCCGAGGGTCTGACCGCGGCCCAGCTTGACCGCATCCATGCGCCCATCGGTCTGGCCATCGCCGCCCGCTCGCCGGCCGAGATCGCAGTTTCGATCCTGGCCGAGATCACCGCCGTGCGCCGCGGCGGCGTCCCGGTTGCCGGCCCGCAGGCAGCGTCTGCGACCCCGGCCGCCGCGTCATGA
- a CDS encoding XdhC family protein has protein sequence MDPAPGDPIAVAARWRAAGLGVALATVVSTWGSSPRPVGSQLAVDEHGNFVGSVSGGCIEGAVVETAQRIIRQGGVELLDFGVSDDDAWAVGLACGGRVQVFVERLDS, from the coding sequence ATGGACCCCGCACCAGGCGATCCGATTGCCGTCGCCGCCCGCTGGCGCGCCGCCGGCCTGGGCGTTGCCCTGGCCACTGTGGTCAGCACATGGGGCTCATCGCCCCGGCCGGTCGGCAGCCAGTTGGCGGTGGATGAACACGGCAACTTCGTCGGCTCGGTGTCCGGTGGCTGCATCGAAGGCGCGGTGGTGGAAACGGCGCAACGGATTATCCGTCAGGGCGGCGTCGAGCTTCTCGACTTCGGTGTCAGCGATGACGACGCCTGGGCGGTGGGCCTCGCCTGCGGCGGCCGCGTCCAGGTGTTTGTGGAGCGGCTCGACTCATGA
- a CDS encoding VWA domain-containing protein, with protein MSSAASPPEGHPGSGGAGGPGGPGDNDAGDQAGQIARNFIAFVRALRAAGLAVGPGQMLDAQRAVQAVGLERREDLYWALHAVLVHRRPEHEIFDQAFRVFWRDPGLRDSILALAFGPQGAVDEAGSEAISRRVAEGLGLGQATANRVKQVSDQKDSDGPPGHTAEESLNDKDFESMTEAELSAARRAIARLSLDPWQVATRRHQPATRGPIHARASLRASLRAGGDLILFRRRRRRLRPPPIVVVCDISGSMSRYTEMALHFMHAITSDRDRVHSFVFATRLTNISRLLRQRDLEVALDRVATVVTDWEGGTRIGAALADFNRTWSRRVLTQGAMVLFITDGLDREGATGMEREMERLHRSSRRLIWLNPLLRYAAYEPRSTGAAVIARHVDDWQPVHNLKSLEALARYLSRPAPRRFEPRSAALAPELPPDMKAAIP; from the coding sequence ATGAGCTCCGCAGCCAGCCCGCCTGAGGGCCATCCTGGCTCCGGCGGCGCCGGCGGGCCCGGCGGGCCCGGCGACAATGACGCCGGCGACCAGGCCGGCCAGATCGCCCGCAATTTCATTGCCTTTGTTCGCGCCTTGCGCGCGGCGGGTCTGGCCGTCGGGCCGGGCCAGATGCTCGACGCCCAGCGCGCCGTCCAGGCGGTCGGCCTCGAACGGCGCGAGGATCTCTACTGGGCGCTGCACGCGGTACTGGTCCACCGCCGGCCGGAGCATGAGATTTTTGATCAGGCGTTTCGCGTCTTCTGGCGTGATCCTGGTCTGCGCGACTCCATTCTGGCCCTTGCCTTCGGCCCTCAGGGCGCCGTTGACGAAGCCGGGTCAGAAGCCATCAGCCGACGTGTCGCCGAAGGGCTTGGCCTTGGCCAGGCCACGGCCAACCGGGTCAAGCAGGTCAGCGACCAGAAGGACAGCGATGGTCCGCCAGGCCACACCGCCGAAGAAAGCCTGAACGACAAGGATTTCGAGTCCATGACCGAGGCGGAACTTTCCGCCGCGCGGCGGGCCATCGCCCGCCTTTCCCTTGACCCGTGGCAGGTGGCCACCCGCCGCCACCAGCCGGCAACGCGCGGACCCATCCATGCCCGCGCCAGTTTGCGCGCCAGCCTGCGCGCCGGTGGCGATCTCATTCTGTTCCGTCGCCGCCGCCGTCGTCTCAGACCGCCGCCGATCGTGGTGGTCTGCGACATTTCCGGCTCCATGAGCCGCTATACCGAAATGGCGCTGCATTTCATGCACGCGATCACCAGCGACCGCGACCGGGTTCACAGCTTTGTCTTCGCTACCCGCCTGACCAATATCAGCCGACTGCTGCGTCAGCGCGACCTGGAAGTGGCCCTTGACCGGGTAGCCACCGTCGTCACCGACTGGGAGGGCGGCACCCGTATCGGTGCCGCCCTGGCCGACTTCAACCGCACCTGGTCGCGGCGGGTGCTGACACAAGGGGCGATGGTTCTGTTCATCACCGACGGCCTGGATCGTGAAGGCGCCACCGGCATGGAGCGTGAAATGGAACGGCTGCACCGCTCTTCCCGCCGTCTTATCTGGCTGAACCCGTTGCTGCGCTATGCGGCCTATGAACCGCGCTCCACAGGCGCGGCCGTCATTGCCCGCCATGTTGACGATTGGCAGCCGGTGCACAATCTGAAGAGTCTGGAGGCGCTGGCCCGCTACCTGTCACGGCCGGCGCCGCGTCGCTTCGAACCCCGTTCCGCCGCGCTTGCGCCCGAACTGCCGCCTGACATGAAAGCCGCCATCCCATGA
- a CDS encoding MoxR family ATPase — translation MIALPASVDATGDLLSGGDYVADRSLATVLYLSLALGRPLFLEGEAGVGKTEIAKVLSTTLGRRLIRLQCYEGLDVNAAVYEWNYAAQMIAIRVAEATGDRDRDMITSDIFSPHYLIKRPLLDALEPDLAGPPVLLIDELDRTDEPFEAYLLEVLSDWQVTIPEVGTIRAEKPPIVIITSNRTREIHDALKRRCFYHWIDYPTAARELDILHVKAPDVAADLSRQVVAFVQRLRDMDLFKLPGVAETIDWANALAALDATALDTATVDSTLGVLLKYQDDLARVQGSEAARILDELRSQPA, via the coding sequence ATGATCGCACTGCCGGCATCGGTTGACGCCACCGGCGACCTGTTGTCGGGCGGTGACTATGTGGCCGACCGCAGTCTGGCGACGGTCCTCTACCTGTCCCTGGCGCTTGGCCGCCCTCTGTTTCTGGAGGGCGAGGCCGGTGTCGGCAAGACCGAAATCGCCAAGGTTCTGAGCACGACCCTGGGCCGCCGCCTCATCCGGTTGCAGTGCTATGAAGGCCTCGACGTCAATGCCGCCGTCTATGAGTGGAACTATGCGGCGCAGATGATCGCCATTCGCGTTGCCGAGGCCACCGGCGACCGTGACCGCGATATGATCACCAGCGACATCTTCTCGCCCCACTACCTGATCAAGCGGCCTCTGCTCGATGCGCTGGAGCCGGACCTGGCCGGCCCGCCGGTGCTGCTGATCGATGAACTGGATCGCACGGACGAGCCGTTCGAGGCCTATCTGCTGGAAGTCCTGTCTGACTGGCAGGTGACCATTCCCGAGGTCGGCACCATCCGGGCGGAGAAGCCACCCATCGTCATCATCACCTCAAACCGGACCCGCGAAATCCACGACGCGCTGAAGCGGCGCTGCTTCTATCACTGGATAGACTATCCGACCGCCGCCCGTGAACTGGACATATTGCACGTCAAGGCGCCGGACGTGGCGGCGGACCTCAGCCGCCAGGTGGTCGCCTTCGTTCAGCGGCTGCGTGACATGGACCTGTTCAAGCTGCCGGGTGTGGCTGAAACCATTGACTGGGCCAACGCGCTCGCTGCCCTCGACGCTACGGCGCTGGATACCGCCACGGTCGACTCCACCCTTGGCGTCCTGCTCAAGTACCAGGACGATCTGGCGCGGGTGCAGGGTAGCGAAGCCGCCCGCATCCTGGATGAGCTCCGCAGCCAGCCCGCCTGA
- a CDS encoding FAD binding domain-containing protein: MHDFAFHRPTSLKDARALFARCDDASYLAGGMTLLPTLKQRLAMPSDLIDLSAVGELVGITITDSTVTIGAMTPHAMIETDKALAAAVPVLAAIARQVADPMVRSRGTIGGSLANSDPAADWPAAALGLGATLVTDSREIAADDFFTGLFETALEPGEILTAIRIPRPRRAAYEKFSQPASGFALVGVLAAETADGPRVAVTGAAACVFRQTAMEQALAASWSADAVRAVAVSADGLNSDIHAAADYRAHLVSVMAGRAVAAA, from the coding sequence ATGCACGATTTCGCCTTTCACCGGCCAACATCGCTAAAAGACGCCCGCGCCCTCTTCGCCCGCTGCGACGATGCCAGCTATCTGGCCGGCGGCATGACCCTGCTGCCGACCCTCAAGCAGCGACTGGCCATGCCCAGCGACCTGATCGACCTGTCGGCGGTGGGCGAGCTTGTGGGCATCACCATTACGGATAGCACGGTGACCATCGGCGCCATGACGCCCCACGCCATGATCGAGACCGACAAGGCGCTGGCCGCCGCCGTTCCGGTGCTTGCCGCCATCGCCCGCCAGGTGGCCGACCCCATGGTCCGCAGCCGCGGCACCATCGGTGGCTCGCTGGCCAACAGCGATCCGGCGGCGGACTGGCCGGCCGCCGCTCTCGGACTCGGCGCCACTCTGGTCACCGACAGTCGCGAAATCGCCGCCGATGATTTCTTCACCGGCCTGTTTGAGACCGCTCTCGAGCCCGGCGAAATCCTCACCGCCATTCGCATCCCCCGGCCCAGGCGGGCGGCTTATGAGAAATTCTCCCAACCGGCCTCGGGGTTCGCGCTGGTCGGCGTCCTGGCGGCGGAGACCGCCGACGGCCCGCGCGTGGCGGTGACCGGCGCCGCCGCTTGTGTCTTTCGCCAGACGGCCATGGAACAGGCGCTGGCGGCATCATGGTCGGCTGACGCCGTGCGCGCCGTCGCGGTATCCGCTGACGGCCTCAACAGCGATATCCATGCGGCGGCGGACTATCGAGCCCATCTCGTCTCGGTCATGGCCGGCCGCGCCGTGGCCGCGGCGTGA
- a CDS encoding (2Fe-2S)-binding protein, with translation MPSVSLTVNGRAVTQEVENRTLLVELLREKLELTGTHVGCDTTQCGACTVHVDGKPTKSCTMLAVQAAGAEVTTIEGLADGVKADGETDGLHPMQAAFREHHGLQCGFCTPGMIMSAVALGEANPDADDAAIRHWLKGNLCRCTGYHNIVKSVAAGIKAMAATNR, from the coding sequence ATGCCCAGCGTGTCGCTGACCGTTAATGGCCGCGCCGTTACCCAGGAAGTGGAGAACCGTACGCTTCTGGTTGAACTGCTGCGCGAAAAGCTGGAATTGACCGGCACCCATGTGGGCTGCGACACGACCCAGTGCGGCGCCTGCACGGTGCATGTGGACGGCAAGCCGACAAAAAGCTGCACCATGCTGGCGGTGCAGGCCGCCGGCGCCGAAGTGACCACCATCGAGGGCCTGGCCGACGGCGTGAAGGCGGACGGTGAGACCGACGGTCTGCACCCCATGCAGGCTGCCTTCCGCGAGCATCACGGGCTGCAGTGCGGCTTTTGCACGCCGGGCATGATCATGAGCGCCGTGGCCCTGGGCGAGGCCAATCCCGACGCCGATGACGCGGCAATCCGCCATTGGCTCAAAGGCAATCTCTGCCGCTGTACCGGCTACCACAACATCGTCAAATCCGTGGCCGCCGGGATCAAGGCCATGGCCGCCACGAACCGCTGA
- a CDS encoding carbon monoxide dehydrogenase subunit G, with product MDMTGEYIIPAPREVVWRGLNDPAVLARAIPGCESLERDGETGFTARVAARIGPVRAKFTGKVTLSDIEPPRAYTLTGEGKAPAAGFARGSARVELAETDDGQTRLTYTVTSSVGGKLAQIGSRLVDSAAAKMANEFFQSFSDVVGGDHAESETAATVGEPVPPRAAAPTAPPPHVPEPDHLVPPPISLSSRRSLSPRVWIGLLIGLVIAILVVVALSANG from the coding sequence ATGGACATGACCGGAGAATACATCATTCCGGCACCGCGCGAGGTTGTGTGGCGGGGCCTCAACGACCCGGCTGTCCTGGCCCGCGCCATACCGGGCTGCGAATCCCTGGAGCGCGACGGCGAGACCGGCTTTACCGCCCGCGTCGCCGCCCGCATCGGACCGGTCCGCGCCAAGTTCACCGGCAAGGTGACGCTCAGCGATATTGAGCCGCCGCGCGCCTACACCCTGACCGGTGAAGGCAAGGCGCCAGCGGCCGGGTTCGCCCGTGGCAGCGCGCGGGTGGAGCTGGCGGAGACCGACGACGGTCAGACCCGCCTGACCTATACGGTGACCTCCAGCGTCGGCGGCAAGCTGGCCCAGATCGGCAGCCGCCTGGTGGATTCCGCCGCCGCGAAAATGGCCAATGAGTTTTTTCAGAGCTTTTCCGATGTGGTCGGCGGCGACCATGCGGAAAGCGAAACGGCGGCAACCGTCGGCGAACCGGTCCCGCCGCGTGCTGCCGCGCCGACGGCGCCGCCGCCGCACGTGCCCGAACCCGATCATCTGGTGCCGCCGCCCATCTCCCTCAGCAGCCGGCGCAGCCTGTCGCCACGGGTATGGATCGGCCTGTTGATCGGGCTGGTCATAGCCATTCTGGTGGTGGTCGCGCTCTCCGCCAACGGTTAG
- a CDS encoding ABC transporter ATP-binding protein/permease, with product MNLARYIWPADAPALRLRVVAAVVLLVAAKGATVVAPLYYKQAVDALDVPELAVVVVPIALFLAYGVARFLSQAFVELRDAVFARPSERAVRTIALEVFQHLHALSLRFHLDRQTGGISRAIERGIRAIEYLLRMVLFSIIPTFLEILFVAGVLLYLYELRFAVVTFVTLVAYVVFTFAVTEWRLKFRRAMNLMDSSASTKAIDSLLNYETVKYFGNELHEARRFDRARRSYEDAAVKSKSSLSLLNVGQAMIIAVGATALMIMAGFGVADGSMSMGDVVLVNSYIIQLYIPLNALGFVYREMKQSLTDLEDMFSLGAEAPEISDEAGAPDLAPGAGEVRFDHVAFGYGPDRTVLHDVSFTVPPGHTVAIVGPSGAGKSTISRLLFRFYDVNSGAIRIDGQDIRTVRQASLRRAIGIVPQDTVLFNDSIYYNVAYGRPDASREEVEAAAKLAHIHAFIQTLPEGYDTVVGERGLKLSGGERQRVAIARTILKQPRILLFDEATSALDTHTEKEIQEALKSISANRTTLVIAHRLSTIIDADRIIVLKDGHIAEQGRHGELLTRPDGLYAGMWRQQQLAMARGEEDLRQVSVRDSFERAFAPVGTPVGRSGATPGAPPHGAPESEEEES from the coding sequence ATGAACCTGGCGCGCTATATCTGGCCGGCCGACGCGCCGGCGTTGCGCCTGCGGGTGGTGGCCGCGGTTGTCCTGCTGGTGGCGGCCAAGGGCGCGACGGTGGTGGCGCCGCTGTATTACAAGCAGGCGGTGGATGCGCTGGACGTGCCGGAACTGGCGGTGGTGGTGGTGCCGATCGCCCTGTTCCTGGCCTATGGCGTGGCCCGTTTCCTGTCCCAGGCCTTTGTTGAATTACGCGATGCGGTGTTTGCCCGACCCAGCGAGCGGGCGGTGCGCACCATTGCGCTTGAAGTGTTCCAGCATCTGCACGCCTTGTCGTTGCGCTTTCATCTGGACCGCCAGACCGGCGGTATCAGCCGCGCTATCGAGCGTGGAATCAGGGCCATCGAATATCTGCTGCGCATGGTGCTGTTCTCCATTATCCCGACCTTTCTGGAGATCCTCTTTGTCGCCGGCGTGCTTTTGTACCTCTATGAGCTCAGATTCGCGGTCGTAACGTTCGTCACTCTGGTCGCCTATGTGGTCTTTACTTTCGCAGTGACGGAATGGCGGTTGAAGTTCCGGCGGGCCATGAACCTGATGGACAGTTCCGCCAGCACCAAGGCGATTGACAGCCTGCTCAACTACGAGACGGTCAAGTATTTCGGCAATGAGTTGCATGAGGCGCGACGCTTCGACCGGGCCCGGCGGTCGTATGAGGATGCGGCGGTCAAGAGCAAGTCCAGCCTGTCATTGCTCAATGTGGGCCAGGCGATGATTATCGCCGTCGGCGCGACCGCCCTGATGATCATGGCCGGCTTCGGCGTCGCCGATGGCAGTATGAGCATGGGCGACGTGGTGCTGGTCAATTCCTACATCATTCAGTTGTATATACCGCTGAACGCCCTGGGCTTCGTCTATCGCGAGATGAAGCAGTCGCTGACCGACCTGGAGGATATGTTTTCGCTGGGCGCGGAAGCGCCGGAAATCTCCGATGAAGCCGGCGCGCCGGACCTGGCGCCGGGCGCCGGTGAGGTGCGGTTCGACCATGTGGCGTTCGGCTATGGGCCGGACCGCACGGTGCTGCACGATGTGTCCTTCACGGTGCCGCCGGGCCACACCGTCGCTATCGTCGGACCATCCGGCGCCGGCAAGTCCACCATTTCGCGTCTGCTGTTCCGCTTCTATGACGTCAATAGCGGCGCCATCCGGATTGACGGCCAGGACATTCGGACCGTGCGTCAGGCCAGCCTGCGCCGGGCCATCGGCATCGTTCCCCAGGACACCGTCCTGTTCAACGACTCGATCTATTACAACGTCGCCTATGGCCGGCCGGATGCCAGCCGCGAGGAGGTGGAAGCAGCGGCGAAGCTGGCCCACATCCACGCGTTCATACAAACCCTGCCGGAAGGCTATGACACGGTGGTCGGCGAACGCGGCCTGAAGCTGTCCGGCGGCGAGCGCCAGCGGGTGGCTATTGCCCGGACCATATTGAAGCAGCCCCGCATCCTGCTGTTCGACGAGGCGACCAGCGCGCTGGACACCCACACGGAAAAGGAAATCCAGGAGGCGCTGAAGAGTATTTCGGCCAACCGCACCACTCTGGTCATCGCCCACCGACTGTCCACCATCATCGATGCCGATCGGATCATCGTGCTCAAGGACGGCCACATCGCCGAGCAGGGACGGCACGGCGAGCTGCTGACCCGGCCGGACGGGCTTTATGCGGGCATGTGGCGGCAGCAACAACTGGCCATGGCGCGGGGCGAGGAGGATTTGCGGCAAGTCTCGGTGCGTGACAGTTTCGAGCGGGCGTTTGCGCCAGTTGGCACACCGGTGGGCAGGTCGGGCGCCACCCCGGGGGCACCTCCGCATGGCGCGCCAGAGAGCGAGGAGGAGGAGTCGTGA
- a CDS encoding DUF192 domain-containing protein — protein sequence MIARRYSWRMALLAILAVGTGLLAVPAPPLVSNVAYGQDARPCPASSVEFGATRLQIESPLRRHDFSVELADSPEQRARGLMCRTEVAADGGMLFDYGWPQRIAMWMRNTLVPLDMLFVDETGRIFVVVRNATPLSETVIDPGGPVRAVIELRGGTVDRLDIRRGDKVNHPIFGRPLQ from the coding sequence GTGATAGCCCGCAGATATTCCTGGCGGATGGCCCTGCTGGCGATCCTGGCTGTGGGGACGGGGCTGCTTGCGGTGCCGGCCCCGCCGCTGGTGAGCAATGTCGCGTACGGCCAGGATGCCCGCCCCTGTCCGGCTTCAAGCGTGGAGTTTGGCGCCACCCGGTTGCAGATCGAATCGCCGTTGCGCCGCCATGACTTCTCGGTCGAACTTGCGGACTCGCCGGAACAGCGCGCCCGCGGCCTGATGTGCCGGACCGAGGTGGCGGCTGATGGCGGCATGCTGTTCGACTATGGCTGGCCGCAACGCATCGCCATGTGGATGCGCAATACACTGGTGCCACTGGACATGCTGTTCGTTGACGAGACCGGCCGCATCTTTGTGGTGGTGCGCAATGCCACCCCCCTGTCGGAGACGGTGATTGATCCGGGCGGCCCGGTCCGCGCGGTGATCGAGTTGCGGGGCGGCACTGTTGATCGCCTGGATATCCGGCGCGGCGACAAGGTGAACCACCCGATCTTCGGCCGGCCGCTGCAGTAG